A genomic window from Brassica napus cultivar Da-Ae unplaced genomic scaffold, Da-Ae ScsIHWf_1425;HRSCAF=2013, whole genome shotgun sequence includes:
- the LOC106429670 gene encoding glyceraldehyde-3-phosphate dehydrogenase GAPCP1, chloroplastic-like, giving the protein MASSSPLRSAAASVATPFSYDHSKVSASLGLSRSFTSSRFSGAAGPSLSLQKCNARLQPIKATATQAPPAVQRSSSTGKTKVGINGFGRIGRLVLRIATSRDDIDVVAVNDPFIDAKYMAYMLKYDSTHGNFKGTINVIDESTLEINGKKVNVVSKRDPAEIPWADLGADYVVESSGVFTTLSKAASHLKGGAKKVIISAPSADAPMFVVGVNEKTYQPNMDIVSNASCTTNCLAPLAKVVHEEFGILEGLMTTVHATTATQKTVDGPSMKDWRGGRGASQNIIPSSTGAAKAVGKVLPELNGKLTGMAFRVPTPNVSVVDLTCRLEKGASYEDVKAAIKFASEGPLKGILGYTDEDVVSNDFVGDSRSSIFDANAGIGLSKSFVKLVSWYDNEWGYSNRVLDLIEHMAMVAASR; this is encoded by the exons ATGGCCTCCTCTTCTCCCCTCAGATCCGCCGCCGCCTCGGTCGCTACCCCTTTCTCGTATGATCATTCTAAG GTTTCCGCAAGCCTTGGATTGAGTCGCAGCTTCACATCGTCAAGATTTTCTGGTGCTGCTGGGCCATCTTTGTCTCTACA AAAATGCAATGCAAGATTGCAACCCATCAAGGCCACGGCTACGCAAGCTCCACCTGCAGTTCAAA GGTCAAGTAGCACTGGAAAGACTAAGGTTGGGATCAACG GTTTTGGTCGGATTGGAAGGTTGGTCCTCCGCATTGCAACATCCAGGGATGATATTGACGTTGTTGCAGTCAATGACCCCTTCATTGATGCCAAGTACATG GCTTACATGTTGAAGTACGATTCTACTCATGGGAATTTCAAGGGAACCATCAATGTCATTGATGAATCTACCTTGGAGATCAATGGGAAGAAGGTCAATGTTGTCAGCAAGAG AGATCCAGCTGAGATCCCTTGGGCTGATCTTGGAGCTGACTATGTTGTTGAGTCTTCAGGTGTATTCACCACCCTGTCAAAGGCTGCTTCCCATTTGAAG GGTGGTGCAAAGAAAGTAATCATTTCTGCCCCTTCAGCTGATGCACCCATGTTTGTTGTTGGGGTTAATGAGAAGACATACCAACCAAACATGGATATAGTCTCCAATGCAAGTTGTACCACCAATTGTCTTGCACCTCTTGCTAAG GTGGTGCATGAAGAATTTGGTATTCTTGAAGGCTTGATGACAACTGTCCATGCAACCACTG CTACTCAGAAAACTGTTGATGGACCATCAATGAAGGACTGGAGAGGAGGCCGGGGAGCTAGTCAAAACATCATTCCTAGCTCTACCGGTGCTGCAAAG GCTGTAGGTAAAGTTCTGCCAGAACTGAACGGGAAACTTACTGGAATGGCATTCCGTGTACCAACACCAAACGTTTCCGTTGTGGATTTAACTTGTCGACTTGAGAAAGGTGCATCTTACGAAGATGTTAAAGCCGCCATTAA GTTTGCTTCAGAAGGGCCTCTAAAAGGAATTCTCGGGTATACTGATGAAGATGTAGTCTCCAATGACTTCGTGGGTGATTCAAG GTCAAGTATCTTTGACGCCAATGCGGGGATTGGATTGAGCAAGTCCTTTGTGAAACTTGTCTCTTGGTACGACAACGAATGGGGTTACAG CAACCGAGTGCTTGACCTTATAGAGCACATGGCTATGGTAGCAGCCAGCCGCTAA